In the genome of Cupriavidus taiwanensis, one region contains:
- a CDS encoding tartrate dehydrogenase codes for MTTPSPVAFRIAAIAGDGIGNEVLPEGLRVVEAAARKFNLPIEVRHFEWANCDYYLRHGKMMPDDWKQQLDGFDAIYFGAVGWPDKVPDHISLWGSLLKFRREFDQYVNLRPVRLLPGVPCPLAGKKPGDIDFYVVRENTEGEYSPVGGRMYEGTAREIVMQQSIFSRHGTDRILKYAFELAQSRPRRKLTSATKSNGIAVSMPWWDERTAAMGAQYPEVAWDSQHIDILCARFVLQPERFDVVVASNLFGDLLSDLGPACTGTIGLAGSANLNPERRFPSLFEPVHGSAPDIYGKQIANPIGMIWSGAMMLDFLGGAAGRQAHDAILAAIETVLREGPLTPDAGGKAGTSEVGKAIAAAI; via the coding sequence ATGACCACACCATCTCCTGTTGCGTTCCGCATCGCCGCCATTGCCGGCGACGGCATCGGCAACGAAGTCCTGCCCGAAGGGCTGCGCGTCGTCGAAGCCGCCGCGCGCAAGTTCAACCTGCCGATTGAAGTGCGCCACTTCGAATGGGCCAATTGCGACTACTACCTGCGCCACGGCAAGATGATGCCGGACGACTGGAAGCAGCAGCTCGACGGCTTCGACGCGATCTACTTCGGCGCCGTGGGCTGGCCCGACAAGGTGCCCGACCACATCTCGCTGTGGGGCTCGCTGCTCAAGTTCCGCCGCGAGTTCGACCAGTACGTCAATCTGCGCCCGGTGCGCCTGCTGCCCGGCGTGCCGTGCCCGCTGGCCGGCAAGAAACCCGGCGACATCGACTTCTACGTGGTCCGCGAAAACACCGAGGGCGAGTACAGCCCCGTCGGCGGCCGCATGTACGAGGGCACCGCGCGCGAGATCGTGATGCAGCAGTCGATCTTCAGCCGCCACGGCACCGACCGCATCCTCAAATACGCCTTCGAACTGGCGCAATCGCGTCCGCGCAGGAAGCTGACCTCGGCGACCAAGTCCAACGGCATCGCCGTCAGCATGCCGTGGTGGGACGAGCGCACCGCGGCAATGGGCGCGCAGTACCCGGAGGTGGCATGGGACAGCCAGCACATCGACATCCTGTGCGCGCGCTTTGTGCTCCAGCCCGAGCGCTTCGACGTGGTGGTCGCCTCCAACCTGTTCGGCGACCTGCTGTCGGACCTCGGCCCGGCCTGCACCGGCACCATCGGCCTGGCGGGCTCGGCCAACCTGAACCCGGAACGCAGGTTCCCGTCGCTGTTCGAGCCGGTGCACGGCTCGGCGCCGGACATCTACGGCAAGCAGATCGCCAACCCGATCGGCATGATCTGGTCGGGCGCGATGATGCTGGACTTCCTTGGCGGCGCAGCCGGACGCCAGGCCCATGACGCCATCCTCGCCGCCATCGAGACCGTGCTGCGCGAAGGTCCGCTGACGCCGGACGCCGGCGGCAAGGCCGGCACCAGCGAGGTGGGCAAGGCCATCGCGGCAGCGATCTGA
- a CDS encoding LysR substrate-binding domain-containing protein has product MNSLPPLEDLRVFCLVAQRASFVAAAEELGSSPAYVSKRVKALEQVLGAQLLHRSTRQVSLTENGERVCRWARHMLDEIGQLRDEIAAAGGAPRGLVRIGSSVGFGRRHVAPLISTLCQQFPGLEIRFDVFDKLVDLVAEGIDLDLRIGNDIAPHLIARRLARNWRVLCAAPSYLAARGVPQTLEALSEHDCLVTKERDHPFGIWRMTGPEGERSVKVGGRLSSNHGEIVTGWALAGHGVMLRSMWDIAADLHAGRLVQVLPDYRQDADIWAVYPSRLSGSARVRACVEFFMRHLGGATGESTT; this is encoded by the coding sequence GTGAATAGTCTGCCCCCACTGGAAGACCTGCGTGTGTTCTGCCTGGTCGCGCAGCGCGCCAGCTTCGTCGCCGCCGCCGAAGAGCTGGGTAGTTCGCCGGCCTATGTCAGCAAGCGCGTCAAGGCGCTGGAACAGGTGCTGGGCGCGCAACTGCTGCACCGGAGCACGCGTCAGGTATCGCTGACGGAAAACGGCGAGCGCGTGTGCCGCTGGGCCCGCCACATGCTCGACGAGATCGGGCAGCTGAGGGATGAAATCGCTGCCGCCGGCGGCGCGCCGCGCGGGCTGGTGCGCATCGGCAGCAGCGTGGGCTTCGGCAGGCGCCATGTCGCGCCGTTGATCTCGACGCTTTGCCAGCAGTTTCCCGGGCTGGAAATCCGCTTCGACGTATTCGACAAGCTGGTCGACCTGGTGGCCGAAGGCATCGACCTCGACCTGCGCATCGGCAACGACATTGCGCCGCACCTGATCGCGCGCCGCCTGGCGCGCAACTGGCGCGTGCTGTGCGCGGCGCCCTCGTACCTGGCGGCGCGCGGCGTGCCGCAGACGCTCGAGGCGCTGTCTGAGCACGACTGCCTGGTCACCAAGGAGCGCGACCACCCGTTCGGCATCTGGCGCATGACGGGGCCGGAGGGCGAGCGCAGCGTCAAGGTGGGCGGACGGCTGTCGTCCAACCATGGCGAGATCGTCACCGGCTGGGCGCTGGCCGGGCATGGCGTCATGCTGCGTTCAATGTGGGATATCGCGGCCGACCTTCACGCCGGCCGCCTGGTGCAGGTGCTGCCCGACTACCGCCAGGACGCCGATATCTGGGCGGTGTATCCTTCGCGCCTGTCCGGCTCCGCGCGCGTGCGCGCCTGCGTCGAGTTTTTCATGCGGCATCTCGGCGGTGCCACGGGGGAATCCACAACATGA
- a CDS encoding PAS domain-containing protein: MTENSFAFRLKELLEHKKLTLQAVANALDVSRPAVHKWTRGGEIDYEKLRKLAAFLDVNWIWLRYGEQARQEAETSSAVEIPMTDMRRRYTAEIMESEARMKLAQEGARIVTWEWNLITDDVTYSSNVEAVYGWRIVSNESFWKHVPADDVPMMNAAYEESVRTGKAHEFDFRLIQPDGSIRWISSRATPVRELDGRIVKIVGISMDNTARKLAEQSLRDQQARFRAVFELTSEGMALLDGKLRCESVNAALVAMVGGDAEALLGNGFARRCAEAGARLRRLTRNRPRATFAAELQREDGSGLPVTVRAVLEHSDDGVSYYALAMRAT, from the coding sequence ATGACAGAAAACAGCTTTGCCTTCCGCCTCAAGGAACTGCTCGAACACAAGAAGCTCACGCTGCAGGCGGTGGCCAACGCGCTGGACGTGTCGCGTCCGGCCGTCCACAAGTGGACCCGGGGTGGCGAGATCGACTACGAGAAGCTGCGCAAGCTGGCGGCGTTCCTGGATGTCAACTGGATCTGGCTGCGCTACGGCGAGCAGGCCCGGCAAGAGGCCGAAACCTCCAGCGCGGTGGAAATCCCCATGACCGACATGCGCCGCCGCTATACCGCCGAGATCATGGAGAGCGAGGCGCGCATGAAGCTGGCGCAGGAGGGCGCGCGCATCGTCACGTGGGAATGGAACCTGATCACCGACGACGTGACCTACTCGTCCAACGTCGAGGCCGTGTACGGCTGGCGCATCGTCAGCAACGAAAGCTTCTGGAAGCATGTGCCCGCCGATGACGTTCCCATGATGAACGCCGCCTACGAGGAATCGGTGCGCACCGGCAAGGCCCACGAATTCGACTTCCGCCTGATCCAGCCCGACGGCAGCATCCGCTGGATCTCGTCGCGCGCCACGCCGGTGCGCGAGCTCGACGGACGCATCGTCAAGATCGTCGGCATCAGCATGGACAACACTGCGCGCAAGCTCGCCGAGCAGTCACTGCGCGACCAGCAGGCGCGGTTCCGGGCGGTGTTCGAGCTGACCTCGGAAGGCATGGCGCTGCTGGACGGCAAGCTGCGGTGCGAATCGGTCAATGCGGCGCTGGTGGCGATGGTTGGCGGCGACGCCGAGGCGCTGCTGGGCAACGGGTTTGCCAGGCGCTGCGCCGAAGCCGGGGCCCGCCTGCGCAGGCTGACGCGCAACCGGCCCCGCGCGACGTTTGCCGCCGAACTGCAACGGGAAGATGGAAGCGGGCTGCCGGTGACGGTGCGCGCGGTGCTGGAGCACAGCGATGACGGCGTGTCGTACTACGCCCTGGCGATGCGGGCGACCTGA
- a CDS encoding ABC-F family ATP-binding cassette domain-containing protein: protein MTHPYLALESVSYVLPDGRTLFSDLTEQFDQRATGLVGRNGAGKTVLARMLAGQVQPTSGRCTRSGSVYYLAQQVSPAPGATVSGLAGVQATIDALERIEAGSSAPEDFDAVGERWDVRMRLQDELARNGLDHLDAATPASALSGGEAMRVTLIGALLSDADFLILDEPSNHLDRPNRQALVEQLRRWPRGLLVVSHDRQLLDTMPRIVALSSLGLRSYGGNYTFYAQCMERERQNAIQQLEQRKLERRREEQSLREQRERLERRQARGNRHAQEANQARILLGRQKERSEGSAGKLRQQHAETRLEMAERVREAAQRVGHDLAIVVHELPVALASQKRVAELEAVELPFVQGATRQISLTLTGQQRVGVVGPNGSGKSTLLKVLARQLQPLAGTCKLPVQGIYLDQRLASLDPRRTVLEQMLAANPTTSEGDLRMRLAHLGLDSGKIAVPGGSLSGGERLKAALACVLYADPPPHLLLLDEPSNHLDLPSVQALEAMLRGYQGALVVVSHDDAFMNNLGLTDRLVATEQGWQTAPW, encoded by the coding sequence ATGACGCATCCCTATCTCGCGCTGGAAAGCGTGTCTTACGTTCTGCCCGACGGCAGGACGCTTTTCTCCGACCTCACCGAACAGTTCGACCAGCGTGCCACCGGCCTGGTCGGGCGCAACGGCGCCGGCAAGACGGTGCTGGCGCGCATGCTGGCCGGGCAAGTGCAGCCGACCAGCGGGCGCTGCACGCGCTCCGGCAGCGTGTATTACCTCGCCCAGCAGGTATCGCCTGCGCCTGGCGCTACGGTGTCGGGCCTCGCCGGTGTGCAGGCCACGATCGATGCGCTCGAACGCATCGAAGCGGGCAGCAGCGCGCCTGAAGATTTCGATGCCGTGGGCGAGCGCTGGGATGTGCGCATGCGGCTGCAGGATGAACTGGCGCGCAATGGCCTGGACCATCTCGATGCCGCGACGCCTGCCAGCGCGCTCAGCGGTGGCGAAGCCATGCGCGTCACGCTGATCGGCGCCTTGTTGTCGGATGCCGATTTCCTGATCCTGGACGAGCCCAGCAATCACCTCGACCGGCCGAACCGGCAGGCGCTGGTCGAGCAATTGCGGCGTTGGCCGCGCGGGCTGCTGGTGGTAAGCCATGACCGGCAACTGCTCGACACCATGCCGCGCATCGTGGCGTTGTCTTCGCTGGGACTGCGCAGCTATGGGGGCAACTACACCTTCTACGCCCAATGCATGGAGCGCGAGCGGCAGAACGCGATCCAGCAGCTGGAACAACGCAAGCTCGAACGCCGGCGCGAAGAGCAGTCCCTGCGCGAGCAGCGCGAACGCCTGGAGCGGCGCCAGGCACGTGGCAACCGGCATGCACAAGAGGCCAACCAGGCCAGGATCCTGCTGGGCCGCCAGAAGGAACGCAGCGAAGGCTCGGCCGGCAAGCTGCGCCAGCAGCATGCCGAGACCCGGCTGGAAATGGCCGAGCGCGTGCGCGAGGCCGCGCAGCGGGTCGGGCACGACCTGGCCATCGTCGTGCACGAGCTGCCGGTTGCCCTGGCTTCGCAAAAACGTGTCGCGGAACTGGAGGCCGTGGAGCTGCCCTTTGTCCAGGGTGCCACGCGCCAGATCAGTCTCACGCTGACGGGGCAGCAGCGCGTGGGCGTGGTCGGCCCCAATGGCAGCGGCAAGTCGACCTTGCTCAAGGTGCTCGCGCGCCAGCTGCAGCCCCTGGCCGGCACATGCAAGCTTCCGGTGCAAGGCATCTACCTGGACCAGCGGCTGGCCAGCCTGGATCCGCGGCGAACCGTGCTGGAACAGATGCTGGCGGCCAACCCGACGACGAGCGAGGGCGATCTGCGCATGCGCCTTGCGCACCTTGGCCTGGATAGCGGGAAGATTGCCGTGCCCGGGGGCTCGCTCAGCGGCGGCGAGCGACTCAAGGCGGCGCTGGCGTGCGTGCTGTATGCCGATCCACCGCCGCACCTGCTATTGCTGGATGAGCCCAGCAACCACCTGGACCTGCCTTCGGTACAGGCGCTGGAGGCCATGTTGCGCGGCTACCAGGGCGCGCTGGTGGTCGTGTCCCACGACGACGCGTTCATGAACAACCTTGGCTTGACGGATCGGCTTGTGGCTACGGAACAGGGCTGGCAGACGGCGCCATGGTGA